A genome region from Trachemys scripta elegans isolate TJP31775 chromosome 2, CAS_Tse_1.0, whole genome shotgun sequence includes the following:
- the MRS2 gene encoding magnesium transporter MRS2 homolog, mitochondrial isoform X2: MKFDKEGNLTSFERKKTELYQELGLQARDLRFQHLMSIAPRNNRIIIRMEFLKAVVTPEFLLILDYRNLNMEHWLFQELASQLSGEGQLVTYSLPFEFRAIEAILQYWISNLQGRLNILQPQIIETLEALVDPKLLSVDRSKVHILLQNGKSLSELETDLKVFKETILEILDEEELIEELCLTKWTDPQVFEESMSGIDHAEEMELLLENYYRQAEDLANEARELRVLIDDSESIIFINLDSHRNVMMRLNLQLTMGTFSLSLFGLIGVAFGMNLESSFEEDHRAFWLVTGIMFLGSGLIWRRLLSFLGRHLEPSLPPQVPTLLKKTHPTAGRIEVKNDLKTEAFMSSRSTLTNR, encoded by the exons ATGAAATTTGACAAGGAAGGAAATCTTACCTCTTTTG aaagaaagaaaacagaattgtACCAGGAACTGGGTCTTCAAGCTCGAGATCTACGATTTCAGCATCTAATGAGCATTGCACCTAGAAACAACAGGATTATCATTAGAATGGAG tttttgaaggCTGTGGTAACACCAGAGTTTCTTCTGATACTAGATTATCGCAATTTAAATATGGAGCACTGGCTGTTCCAAGAACTTGCATCTCAGCTGTCTGGAGAAGGTCAGCTAGTTACATATTCCTTGCCCTTTGAATTTAGAGCCATAGAAGCAATACTGCAATATTGG ATCAGCAATCTGCAAGGGAGACTTAACATTTTGCAGCCTCAGATCATTGAGACGCTGGAAGCTCTAGTGGACCCCAAGCTACTGTCTGTGGATAGAAGTAAAGTACACATTTTGCTACAAAATGGCAAGAG tttATCAGAATTAGAAACAGATCTTAAAGTTTTCAAAGAAACAATCCTGGAAATTTTAGATGAAGAGGAATTAATAGAAGAGCTCTGTCTAACTAAATGGACAGATCCACAAGTATT TGAGGAGAGCATGTCTGGAATTGACCATGCAGAGGaaatggagctgctgctggagaatTATTACAGACAAGCCGAAGATCTCGCTAATGAAGCACGTGAACTCAGAGTATTGATTGATGATTCCGAAAGTATCATCTTCATCAACCTGGACAG CCATCGTAATGTGATGATGAGACTGAACTTACAGCTGACCATGGggactttttctctctctctttttggacTGATTGGAGTAGCCTTTGGTATGAACTTGGAATCCTCCTTTGAAGAG GACCACAGAGCATTTTGGCTGGTGACAGGGATTATGTTTTTGGGAAGCGGCCTTATCTGGCGGCGTTTGCTTTCATTCCTTGGACGGCATCTAGAACCTTCACTACCTCCTCAA GTGCCCACATTGCTGAAAAAAACTCATCCAACAGCTGGAAGAATTGAAGTAAAAAATGACCTTAAAACAGAAGCCTTTATGTCAAGCAGAAGTACGCTGACAAATCGATAG
- the MRS2 gene encoding magnesium transporter MRS2 homolog, mitochondrial isoform X1, which yields MFSCWLLPASLGRYGRGGCCCRLLAAAGWARRLSGGGGPYCAAHGPGQRRPRLGAAAPRGQPWRWANELGRHSATEASQATLASVVPVFAVMKFDKEGNLTSFERKKTELYQELGLQARDLRFQHLMSIAPRNNRIIIRMEFLKAVVTPEFLLILDYRNLNMEHWLFQELASQLSGEGQLVTYSLPFEFRAIEAILQYWISNLQGRLNILQPQIIETLEALVDPKLLSVDRSKVHILLQNGKSLSELETDLKVFKETILEILDEEELIEELCLTKWTDPQVFEESMSGIDHAEEMELLLENYYRQAEDLANEARELRVLIDDSESIIFINLDSHRNVMMRLNLQLTMGTFSLSLFGLIGVAFGMNLESSFEEDHRAFWLVTGIMFLGSGLIWRRLLSFLGRHLEPSLPPQVPTLLKKTHPTAGRIEVKNDLKTEAFMSSRSTLTNR from the exons ATGTTCAGCTGCTGGCTCCTCCCCGCCTCGCTGGGCCGCTACGGGCGcgggggctgctgctgccgcctgcTCGCCGCAGCGGGGTGGGCTCGTCGGCTGAGCGGCGGCGGGGGACCCTACTGTGCTGCGCACGGGCCTGGGCAGCGCCGGCCGCGGCTGGGGGCCGCAGCTCCCCGCGGGCAGCCGTGGCGCTGGGCAA ATGAACTGGGTCGACACTCAGCTACAGAGGCCTCTCAAGCCACCTTAGCCAGTGTAGTCCCTGTGTTTGCAGTG ATGAAATTTGACAAGGAAGGAAATCTTACCTCTTTTG aaagaaagaaaacagaattgtACCAGGAACTGGGTCTTCAAGCTCGAGATCTACGATTTCAGCATCTAATGAGCATTGCACCTAGAAACAACAGGATTATCATTAGAATGGAG tttttgaaggCTGTGGTAACACCAGAGTTTCTTCTGATACTAGATTATCGCAATTTAAATATGGAGCACTGGCTGTTCCAAGAACTTGCATCTCAGCTGTCTGGAGAAGGTCAGCTAGTTACATATTCCTTGCCCTTTGAATTTAGAGCCATAGAAGCAATACTGCAATATTGG ATCAGCAATCTGCAAGGGAGACTTAACATTTTGCAGCCTCAGATCATTGAGACGCTGGAAGCTCTAGTGGACCCCAAGCTACTGTCTGTGGATAGAAGTAAAGTACACATTTTGCTACAAAATGGCAAGAG tttATCAGAATTAGAAACAGATCTTAAAGTTTTCAAAGAAACAATCCTGGAAATTTTAGATGAAGAGGAATTAATAGAAGAGCTCTGTCTAACTAAATGGACAGATCCACAAGTATT TGAGGAGAGCATGTCTGGAATTGACCATGCAGAGGaaatggagctgctgctggagaatTATTACAGACAAGCCGAAGATCTCGCTAATGAAGCACGTGAACTCAGAGTATTGATTGATGATTCCGAAAGTATCATCTTCATCAACCTGGACAG CCATCGTAATGTGATGATGAGACTGAACTTACAGCTGACCATGGggactttttctctctctctttttggacTGATTGGAGTAGCCTTTGGTATGAACTTGGAATCCTCCTTTGAAGAG GACCACAGAGCATTTTGGCTGGTGACAGGGATTATGTTTTTGGGAAGCGGCCTTATCTGGCGGCGTTTGCTTTCATTCCTTGGACGGCATCTAGAACCTTCACTACCTCCTCAA GTGCCCACATTGCTGAAAAAAACTCATCCAACAGCTGGAAGAATTGAAGTAAAAAATGACCTTAAAACAGAAGCCTTTATGTCAAGCAGAAGTACGCTGACAAATCGATAG